A section of the Methanocella sp. genome encodes:
- a CDS encoding Nre family DNA repair protein, whose protein sequence is MDRQVTFGYGETKKESLCVRCRGFMALCGRRVCPILVKAKTYVDLKGLKEEIAGSAPPAVFVGSYGYPKVIAGPLIPPLSGNTMDMDSEKWLGLGFDDILRYRFQLVRSKSVVDIGSASEPTGVLEKVQEMVLSDKPVDTEAAFQKKPDSRVAFSMREAPAGPSADLKSFSIIDNPSVPRAVDRVTSDTDYKAAPGVLDLLQSNIGQRQITRLFSVGLLGEKASRRLVPTGWSITAVDDIAGTGLLDKVKYYPTIDKYTVFSAEALANNVVILLTPTPWMFEGLELWHMSAPNWHCDSDFEFYEGRKGYASALAGAYYAARLPVAEYLDAAGRQAGAIAFLEVLNDWIPLGVWRFRELAKQALANPPMAFDTLDLALAEAGKRLKSPLQPWLSSSRLYKYMKEQKRLFDFF, encoded by the coding sequence GTGGATAGGCAGGTCACCTTCGGCTACGGCGAAACGAAGAAGGAATCGCTCTGCGTGCGCTGCCGGGGCTTCATGGCCCTCTGCGGCAGGCGCGTATGCCCGATATTAGTAAAGGCGAAGACGTATGTGGACCTGAAAGGCCTGAAGGAGGAGATCGCCGGCTCGGCGCCCCCGGCCGTCTTCGTGGGCAGCTATGGCTACCCGAAGGTCATCGCCGGCCCCCTGATACCGCCGCTCTCGGGCAATACCATGGACATGGACTCGGAAAAGTGGCTGGGCCTGGGTTTCGACGACATCCTCAGATACCGGTTTCAGCTCGTCCGCAGCAAGTCCGTAGTGGACATAGGCAGCGCCTCAGAGCCTACCGGCGTTCTGGAGAAGGTCCAGGAGATGGTGCTGTCCGATAAGCCCGTGGACACCGAGGCCGCATTCCAGAAAAAGCCCGACTCCCGGGTGGCGTTCTCCATGCGCGAGGCCCCGGCGGGGCCGTCCGCCGACTTAAAGAGCTTTTCGATCATCGATAATCCCTCCGTGCCCCGGGCCGTGGACCGCGTGACGTCGGACACGGACTACAAGGCGGCTCCGGGCGTTCTGGACCTGTTACAGAGTAACATCGGCCAGCGGCAAATTACGAGGCTTTTCTCCGTCGGGCTGCTGGGCGAGAAGGCGAGCCGGCGGCTCGTGCCCACGGGGTGGAGCATCACGGCGGTAGACGACATCGCAGGTACAGGCCTGCTCGATAAGGTAAAATACTACCCGACCATCGACAAGTACACCGTCTTCAGCGCTGAAGCGCTAGCCAATAACGTCGTGATACTTCTAACCCCCACGCCCTGGATGTTCGAGGGCCTCGAGCTCTGGCACATGAGCGCCCCGAACTGGCACTGCGACTCGGACTTCGAGTTCTACGAGGGCCGCAAGGGCTATGCGTCGGCGCTGGCCGGCGCCTACTATGCCGCCCGGCTGCCCGTGGCCGAATACCTGGACGCCGCAGGCCGGCAGGCCGGGGCCATCGCCTTCCTGGAGGTCCTGAACGACTGGATACCGCTGGGCGTCTGGCGCTTTCGGGAGCTGGCAAAGCAGGCGCTGGCCAATCCGCCCATGGCCTTCGATACGCTCGACCTTGCGCTGGCGGAGGCCGGAAAGCGCCTCAAGTCCCCCCTCCAGCCGTGGCTGAGCTCAAGCCGCCTCTATAAGTATATGAAGGAACAAAAGCGGCTGTTCGACTTCTTTTAA